The following proteins come from a genomic window of Aphelocoma coerulescens isolate FSJ_1873_10779 chromosome 18, UR_Acoe_1.0, whole genome shotgun sequence:
- the ATP5PD gene encoding ATP synthase subunit d, mitochondrial produces MAGRRAALKAVDWAAFAERVPPNQRAMFNALKTRNDALSTRLAALPEKPPAIDWAFYKANVAKAGMVDEFQKKFSALKVPEPVDTQTAKIDAQEKEAAKSTAEYIQASKARIAQYEQQLQKLKNMIPFEQMTFEDLSEAFPETKLDKEKYPYWPHKPIADL; encoded by the exons ATGGCGGGACGCAGAGCTGCCCTTAAGGCCGTGGACTGGGCGGCCTTCGCCGAGCGGGTGCCCCCGAACCAGCGAGCCATGTTCAACGCGCTGAAGACCCGCAACGATGCGCTGAGCACGCG GTTGGCTGCGCTGCCAGAGAAGCCCCCGGCCATCGACTGGGCTTTCTACAAAGCTAATGTTGCCAAAGCTGGAATGGTGGATGAGTTCCAGAAGAAG TTCAGTGCACTAAAGGTTCCTGAGCCAGTGGATACACAAACTGCCAAGATTGATGCCCAGGAGAAGGAAGCT gcCAAGAGCACTGCTGAGTACATCCAGGCTTCCAAAGCCCGCATCGCCCAGTACGAGCAGCAG CTCCAGAAGCTCAAGAACATGATTCCCTTTGAACAGATGACGTTTGAAGACTTGAGTGAAGCTTTCCCTGAAACCAAATTGGACAAGGAGAAGTATCCATACTGGCCCCACAAGCCAATTGCTGATCTGTAA
- the LOC138120330 gene encoding 5-hydroxytryptamine receptor 3A-like, which produces MGDQQGGRTRKSIAGAAPKYLCTYYDIVDYLNISSHDKLHTYILPKTNLKEPVEVKMDFFLVAILSVVEKLQTVSFYFVLNLEWQNPFATWDPQDFCNISEIVLPMDTYWSPPIFILERVNGQNPELNYMVLMHNGSFNSTRPFQVTLTCSLIILKFPFDTQMCNLTIASFLYPAVTDFVMKTRRTPAEMMKDSQSFFLTDGEWKFTNLSIIEYTEMMDDRGFSLVTYVISMERRPTLYILNLILPTCALYLLDMAVLFGPSSLEEKINFQIAIILGSSMLAVILNNSLPTSSNKPPIIVVFFLGTFLLMIMAALDTFFLLYQQRKSLRLDKVLRSFQQDPHKLPKRPPGNLAKGSPQLLHPPRKAQGQGQPTKHLWQLQELDPFLPVLEKVLLYSHLFLSLFFFTVISVKWSS; this is translated from the exons ATGGGAGACCAGCAAGGAGGCAGAACCAGAAAATCCATAG CAGGGGCTGCTCCGAAGTACCTCTGCACCTACTATGACATTGTTGACTACCTGAACATCTCCTCTCACGACAAGCTGCACACGTACATTCTGCCCAAGACAAACCTAAAGGAGCCTGTGGAAGTGAAGATGGATTTCTTCCTGGTGGCAATTCTCTCTGTG GTGGAAAAGCTCCAGACAGTCAGTTTTTACTTTGTCCTGAACCTG GAATGGCAAAACCCTTTTGCAACCTGGGACCCACAGGATTTCTGTAACATTTCCGaaattgtcctgcccatggatACGTATTGGTCTCCCCCCATCTTCATCTTAGAGCG AGTGAACGGGCAAAACCCGGAGCTGAATTACATGGTCCTCATGCACAATGGCAGCTTCAACTCCACCCGGCCCTTCCAGGTCACCCTGACGTGCAGTTTGATAATCCTCAAGTTCCCCTTCGACACCCAGATGTGCAACTTGACTATAGCTTCATTCCTCTACCCAG CAGTAACAGACTTTGTCATGAAGACGAGACGGACACCAGCTGAGATGATGAAAGACAGCCAGAGTTTCTTCCTAACTGATGGAGAATGGAAGTTCACCAACCTGAGCATCATTGAATACACGGAAATGATGGATGACAGAGGATTTTCTCTGGTCACCTATGTG ATTTCCATGGAGAGACGACCGACTCTCTACATTCTGAACCTGATCCTCCCAACATGTGCCCTGTACTTGCTGGACATGGCTGTGTTGTTTGGACCCAGCTCTCTCGAGGAGAAAATCAACTTCCAGATCGCCATCATCCTCGGCAGCTCCATGCTGGCTGTGATTCTCAACAACAGCCTCCCAACTTCTTCCAACAAACCACCCATCATAG TGGTGTTCTTCCTGGGCACCTTCCTGCTCATGATCATGGCTGCGTTAGACACCTTCTTCCTGTTGTACCAGCAGCGCAAATCCCTGCGCTTGGACAAGGTCCTCAGAAGCTTCCAGCAAG ACCCACACAAGTTGCCCAAGAGACCCCCAGGCAACCTGGCCAAGGGGAGCCCCCAACTGCTGCACCCTCCCAGGAAGGCCCAGGGACAAGGGCAGCCAACCAAgcacctctggcagctgcaggagctggaccCCTTTCTGCCAGTTCTGGAGAAGGTGCTTCTCTACAGCCACCTCTTCCTGTCCctgtttttttttactgtgatttCTGTAAAATGGAGCAGCTGA
- the KCTD2 gene encoding BTB/POZ domain-containing protein KCTD2, with the protein MAEGPPRGRTPSPSPGGAPGPPSPRAAGAAAGSAGALSPPAAASKWVRLNVGGTYFVSTRQTLCREPKSFLCRLCCQDGPELGSDKDETGAYLIDRDPTYFGPILNYLRHGKLIINKELAEEGVLEEAEFYNIASLVRLVKERIRDNENRTSQGPVKHVYRVLQCQEEELTQMVSTMSDGWKFEQLISIGSSYNYGNEDQAEFLCVVSRELNNSTNGIVKEPSEKAKILQERGSRM; encoded by the exons ATGGCCGAGGGGCCGCCGAGGGGCCGCACGCCCAGCCCGAGCcccgggggggcaccggggccgCCCAGCCCCCGCgcagccggagcggcggcggggtcCGCCGGGGCGCtgtccccgcccgccgccgcctccaaGTGGGTGCGGCTGAACGTGGGCGGCACGTACTTCGTGAGCACCCGGCAGACGCTGTGCCGGGAGCCCAAGTCCTTCCTGTGCCGTCTCTGCTGCCAGGACGGGCCCGAGCTCGGCTCCGACAAG GATGAGACAGGGGCCTATCTCATTGACAGAGACCCCACATACTTCGGTCCGATACTGAACTACCTCCGGCACGGGAAGCTCATCATAAACAAGGAGCTAGCAGAGGAAG GGGTGCTGGAAGAAGCTGAGTTTTACAACATCGCGTCCCTCGTGCGGCTGGTGAAGGAGCGGATACGGGACAACGAGAACAGAACCTCTCAA GGACCTGTGAAACACGTGTACAGAGTGCTGCAGTGCCAAGAGGAAGAGCTCACACAGATGGTGTCCACCATGTCCGACGGATGGAAATTTGAACAG CTGATCAGCATTGGATCTTCCTATAACTATGGAAACGAAGACCAGGCAGAATTCCTCTGTGTTGTGTCCAGGGAGCTCAACAATTCTACCAATGGCATTGTCAAGGAGCCAAGCGAGAAGGCCAAG ATTCTTCAGGAACGAGGATCCCGGATGTAA
- the MRPL58 gene encoding large ribosomal subunit protein mL62, with protein sequence MAAHTLRGLCRQRPGLALLCARFSQRAAAGTEYRSSHSLDKLYPPRQDGPAARTTEELQPPALDIPMARLTVSYSRSSGPGGQNVNKVNSKAEVRFHLASADWIPEAVREKMALMHRNKINRAGELIVTSEESRYQMRNLAICLGKIRTMVTEAIEKPKVVSKETTQKLIERVEKMNRERLRQKKIHSTIKQSRKADFD encoded by the exons ATGGCGGCGCACACGCTGCGGGGCCTGTGCCGGCAGCGGCCGGGGCTGGCGCTCCTGTGCGCCCGGTTCTCGCAGAGAGCCGCCGCCGGCACCGAGTACCGGAGCTCCCACAGCCTGGACAAGCTGTACCCGCCACGACAGGACGGACCCGCCGCCCGCACCACG gaggagctgcagccgcCCGCCCTCGACATCCCCATGG CTCGCCTGACCGTGTCCTACAGCCGGAGCAGCGGGCCCGGCGGGCAGAACGTTAATAAAG TGAATTCCAAGGCGGAGGTTCGGTTCCACCTGGCATCGGCCGACTGGATTCCCGAAGCTGTGAGAGAAAAAATGGCTCTGATG CACAGGAATAAGATAAACCGGGCTGGTGAACTGATTGTGACCTCGGAGGAGAGTCGCTACCAAATGAGGAATCTGGCGATTTGTCTGGGAAAAATCCGGACCATGGTCACAGAGGCCATCGAGAAACCCAAGGTGGTGTCTAAGGAGACAACACAGAAACTCATAGAGAG gGTGGAAAAAATGAACCGTGAACGGCTAcgacagaaaaaaatacactcaACTATaaaacagagcaggaaggcAGATTTCGACTGA